From Streptomyces sp. NBC_00370, a single genomic window includes:
- a CDS encoding alpha/beta fold hydrolase: MTLIELSAGPVEYEDTGGEGPTVVLLHGLMMDSSLWSGPVAELAAGHRCVTPTLPLGAHRHATRPDADLSLPGVARLVVEFLDRLDLRDVTLVGNDTGGALVQLVIAGDAARVGRAVLVSCEAFDNFPPGLTGRTLMLTGKLPPRLFGMFMQQMRLRAVRRSPFAFGQLTRRGDAATRRWVEPVMKRQEIRRDAVRMLRAVGADTDVLSEAALRLPDFDRPALVVWARDDRVMPPAHGRRLAELLPHGSLVEIADSRTLVPLDQPGELARVVREFTRLTV, encoded by the coding sequence ATGACACTGATCGAGCTGTCGGCCGGACCGGTCGAGTACGAGGACACCGGCGGTGAAGGCCCCACCGTGGTGCTGCTGCACGGGCTGATGATGGACTCCTCGCTGTGGTCGGGGCCGGTGGCCGAACTCGCCGCCGGCCACCGCTGTGTGACACCGACACTCCCGCTCGGGGCGCACCGCCACGCGACGCGCCCCGACGCCGACCTGTCGCTGCCCGGGGTGGCGAGGCTGGTCGTCGAGTTCCTCGACCGGCTCGACCTGCGGGACGTCACGCTGGTCGGCAACGACACCGGCGGCGCCCTGGTCCAGCTCGTCATCGCGGGGGACGCGGCAAGGGTGGGCCGGGCCGTCCTCGTCTCGTGCGAGGCGTTCGACAACTTCCCGCCCGGACTCACGGGCCGGACGCTGATGCTCACCGGCAAGCTGCCACCCCGGCTGTTCGGGATGTTCATGCAGCAGATGCGGCTACGGGCCGTGCGCCGCTCGCCGTTCGCCTTCGGTCAGTTGACCAGGCGGGGGGACGCGGCAACTCGCCGCTGGGTGGAGCCGGTGATGAAGCGTCAGGAGATCCGCCGCGACGCGGTCCGCATGCTGCGCGCCGTGGGCGCCGACACCGATGTGCTGAGCGAGGCCGCCCTTCGGCTGCCGGACTTCGACCGCCCCGCCCTGGTCGTCTGGGCCCGCGACGACCGGGTGATGCCACCGGCGCACGGCAGGCGACTCGCCGAACTCCTGCCGCACGGAAGCCTGGTGGAGATCGCGGACAGCCGCACCCTCGTCCCGCTGGACCAGCCCGGTGAACTGGCGCGCGTGGTGCGGGAGTTCACCCGGCTGACGGTGTGA
- a CDS encoding DUF4190 domain-containing protein yields MTVKTPVRTPESTRRTADGMAVASFVLGLVGLLVFNLFLGPAALVLGTLALVRRTGHRGRAYLGLALGAADLIVLAVLTAADHTVSW; encoded by the coding sequence ATGACCGTCAAGACCCCCGTGCGCACCCCCGAGTCGACCCGCCGTACCGCCGACGGGATGGCCGTCGCCTCCTTCGTCCTCGGCCTGGTCGGGCTGCTGGTGTTCAACCTCTTCCTCGGGCCCGCCGCACTCGTGCTGGGCACGCTCGCGCTGGTCCGGCGCACCGGGCACCGCGGCCGGGCGTATCTCGGACTGGCCCTGGGCGCCGCCGACCTGATCGTGCTGGCCGTGCTGACGGCAGCCGACCACACCGTCAGCTGGTAG
- a CDS encoding alpha/beta hydrolase codes for MSMSLNREKVRFASGGTECVAWHYPGTNGGCVVMAGGGGVTKEPGTDRFAKRFNAAGFAVLAFDYRRLGESGGQPRQVVRMRDQVDDWQAAIGFAATLPGVDPARLGVWGFSLSGGHVFPVAARNPQLAAAIAQTPNADGPVASRNASRHQKPLAMLKVTALTLLDMLGGLVGRKPLLIGLSGEPGETVMLATPDGRLGDQVLNPDNAYPRWQQEVAARSVLNFSLYKPGRHASRVRCPLLVVVADQDQSVLAAPAVRAAGQARDAELVHVPGGHYAPFQDAHESAVEAELDFLRRRLLGEGAGGHASRGAARPAPGRGI; via the coding sequence ATGAGCATGTCCTTGAATCGGGAGAAGGTCCGCTTCGCCAGCGGCGGCACGGAGTGTGTGGCCTGGCACTATCCAGGGACCAACGGCGGATGCGTGGTCATGGCGGGCGGCGGGGGAGTCACCAAGGAGCCGGGCACCGACCGGTTCGCGAAGCGGTTCAACGCAGCGGGGTTCGCCGTCCTCGCCTTCGACTACCGCCGGCTGGGGGAGAGCGGCGGGCAGCCGCGCCAGGTCGTGCGCATGAGGGACCAGGTCGACGACTGGCAGGCGGCGATCGGCTTCGCCGCCACGCTTCCGGGGGTCGATCCGGCCCGGCTCGGCGTGTGGGGCTTCTCCCTGTCCGGCGGTCATGTCTTCCCGGTCGCGGCGCGCAATCCGCAGCTCGCGGCGGCAATCGCGCAGACACCGAACGCCGACGGCCCCGTGGCTTCCCGTAACGCGTCGCGCCACCAGAAGCCGCTCGCGATGCTGAAGGTCACCGCGCTGACCCTGCTCGACATGCTGGGCGGTCTCGTCGGCCGCAAGCCCCTGCTGATCGGACTCTCGGGGGAGCCGGGTGAGACCGTCATGCTCGCCACGCCGGACGGCAGGCTCGGCGACCAGGTGCTCAACCCGGACAACGCGTATCCGCGGTGGCAGCAGGAGGTCGCGGCGCGCTCGGTGCTCAACTTCAGCCTGTACAAGCCCGGTCGGCACGCGTCCCGGGTGCGCTGCCCGCTCCTGGTCGTCGTGGCCGACCAGGACCAGTCGGTCCTCGCCGCACCGGCGGTGCGCGCCGCGGGGCAGGCGCGGGACGCCGAGCTGGTCCACGTACCCGGGGGACACTACGCACCCTTCCAGGACGCCCACGAAAGCGCCGTCGAAGCCGAACTGGACTTTCTGCGCCGCCGGTTGCTCGGCGAGGGCGCAGGGGGTCACGCCTCGCGCGGGGCGGCGCGGCCGGCGCCGGGGCGCGGGATCTGA
- a CDS encoding RHS repeat-associated core domain-containing protein, translating into MFGMPLNRRRRRLVPLSALAVGTATITFAALIPSAAAAAPPAARPTASTHTAPPSPSPSGVTRAPASNAIGVPGADRPLVEPDAFAAGFQGLGIGQVPWSQFWQAQPSDSVSAQVNLGNGNLLVSVAAFDIADAGPGLSLGNAYNGLNTSWKATTGSDYLIHEATPDDVYVQGPSSTIAVFGRSGSGFTPAPGYKQDLTEASDKKSFTLTSRGNGQKTTFTRAGTTGDARVSKVEDKNGNATTVSYSGAFTSKITSTSGRTLTFTNDGAHVTKVADNTGRSVGYGYTGADLTSFTDSAGKKTLFGYDTSHRLTKITTPRGNVTTFTWDTVRVASVTRVINKAAGTGNTTAFRWVLPQPGSEGEGVVRITDPRGKNTLKTVDARWRVTKTEDPLGHTRSKTWGPDNNVTSAVDGMGSGTADGNTVKFEYDDAFNPTTATQPTGARSTMNWVQKSGGYYPDTMTSASSQQAANAYDTSGNVLSQKDSTSGGTAASWDYTYNPKSGTMTCGGKPGQRCTATDSRGKRTSFGYDAKGDLTTITPPGPQKPLTYTYDDLGRARTVKDGRGIVTTYGYDDRDRVVSQQAGSATAEFGYDDDGNIVSRRTPAGTTTVTYDEQNRERTRTLPGTATTSVTYDPTGNVASAADPSGTTVYGYDDANALTSLTEPGGAKTAYEYDKNGKRTKTTYPGGTTQSVTLDKSSRPTKIVAANGSTTFSTISYDYAQSGKDTDKVRTRTADGAATAYSYDTQGRLTKAVETKAGATTAGWSYCYDKAGNRTGSSTGTTLPAGCDGAQVDYAYDDAGELTSRDGDSGFGYDSAGNETSAASPTGVRTGGSWSPFSQLGGFTDDGAATVNTYAGVDNNHRLSSDGTTFVNTAVGLSGQSAAGAATGFVREPSGTLTAIKTGGASQYYLTDAQGSVIGLVDASGRRTATYSYGPYGEARTNSGPAGQPYRYTGSYLDPSGLYKMGARYYDPALGRFTQPDPSGKEANLYAYANGDPVNRADPSGLFSWSKLGKGLAKEVGGAFDAEAVLGIATELGQGHYVKAAAAAAGTVAGAITDATCISAAAAVSLPTAGVGGAVVGLGCGFAGDFVGSQVESAAEESWS; encoded by the coding sequence ATGTTCGGCATGCCATTGAACCGCCGTCGCAGACGGCTGGTTCCCCTGTCGGCCCTCGCCGTCGGCACGGCGACCATCACCTTCGCCGCCTTGATCCCGTCGGCCGCGGCGGCCGCGCCGCCGGCCGCACGCCCGACCGCATCGACGCACACCGCACCACCGTCCCCCTCGCCCTCCGGCGTCACCAGGGCCCCCGCCAGCAACGCGATCGGCGTGCCGGGCGCCGACCGTCCGCTCGTCGAACCGGACGCCTTCGCCGCCGGCTTCCAGGGGCTGGGCATCGGCCAGGTGCCCTGGTCGCAGTTCTGGCAGGCGCAGCCGTCCGACTCCGTCAGCGCCCAGGTCAACCTCGGCAACGGCAATCTGCTCGTCAGCGTCGCCGCCTTCGACATCGCGGACGCGGGGCCGGGACTGTCGCTCGGCAACGCCTACAACGGCCTCAACACCAGCTGGAAGGCGACCACCGGCAGTGACTACCTGATCCACGAGGCCACCCCGGACGACGTCTATGTCCAGGGCCCTTCGAGCACCATCGCGGTGTTCGGCCGCAGCGGCTCCGGATTCACCCCCGCGCCCGGCTACAAGCAGGACCTGACCGAGGCGTCGGACAAGAAGTCCTTCACGCTCACCTCGCGGGGCAACGGCCAGAAGACCACGTTCACCCGCGCGGGCACCACCGGCGACGCGCGGGTCAGCAAGGTCGAGGACAAGAACGGCAACGCCACGACGGTCAGTTACTCCGGGGCCTTCACCTCGAAGATCACCTCGACCTCCGGCCGCACGCTGACCTTCACCAACGACGGCGCCCACGTCACCAAGGTCGCCGACAACACCGGCAGGTCCGTGGGGTACGGCTACACCGGCGCGGACCTGACCTCGTTCACCGACTCGGCGGGCAAGAAGACCCTCTTCGGCTACGACACCTCGCACCGGCTGACGAAGATCACCACACCCCGGGGCAACGTCACCACCTTCACCTGGGACACCGTGCGCGTCGCCTCGGTCACCCGGGTCATCAACAAGGCGGCCGGCACCGGCAACACCACCGCGTTCCGCTGGGTGCTGCCCCAGCCGGGCTCCGAGGGTGAGGGCGTCGTCCGGATCACCGACCCGCGCGGCAAGAACACACTCAAGACCGTGGACGCCCGCTGGCGCGTGACGAAGACCGAGGACCCGCTGGGGCACACCCGGTCCAAGACCTGGGGGCCCGACAACAACGTCACCAGCGCGGTCGACGGGATGGGCAGCGGCACGGCGGACGGCAACACCGTCAAGTTCGAGTACGACGACGCCTTCAACCCGACCACGGCCACCCAGCCGACCGGCGCCCGGTCCACCATGAACTGGGTGCAGAAGTCGGGCGGTTACTACCCCGACACGATGACGTCCGCGTCGAGCCAGCAGGCCGCCAACGCCTACGACACGTCCGGCAACGTACTCAGCCAGAAGGACTCGACGTCCGGCGGCACCGCCGCGTCCTGGGACTACACGTACAACCCCAAGTCCGGCACGATGACCTGCGGCGGCAAGCCGGGGCAGCGCTGCACGGCAACCGACTCGCGGGGGAAGAGGACCAGCTTCGGCTACGACGCGAAGGGCGATCTCACCACCATCACCCCGCCGGGCCCGCAGAAGCCCCTCACCTACACCTACGACGACCTGGGCCGCGCCCGCACCGTCAAGGACGGCCGGGGGATCGTCACCACCTACGGCTACGACGACCGCGACCGTGTTGTCTCGCAGCAGGCGGGTTCGGCCACGGCGGAGTTCGGTTACGACGACGACGGCAACATCGTCTCGCGCCGCACCCCCGCCGGTACGACGACGGTGACGTACGACGAGCAGAACCGCGAACGCACCCGCACCCTGCCCGGCACCGCCACCACCTCCGTCACCTACGACCCCACGGGCAACGTGGCCTCCGCCGCCGACCCGTCGGGCACCACGGTGTACGGCTACGACGACGCCAACGCGCTCACCTCGCTGACGGAGCCGGGCGGGGCCAAGACCGCGTACGAGTACGACAAGAACGGCAAGCGCACGAAGACGACGTACCCGGGAGGGACGACACAGAGCGTGACGCTGGACAAGTCCAGCCGGCCCACCAAGATCGTCGCGGCGAACGGCAGTACGACCTTCTCGACGATCAGCTACGACTACGCCCAGTCCGGCAAGGACACCGACAAGGTCCGTACCCGTACGGCGGACGGCGCGGCGACCGCGTACAGCTACGACACGCAGGGCCGGCTGACCAAGGCCGTGGAGACCAAGGCCGGCGCCACGACGGCCGGTTGGTCGTACTGCTACGACAAGGCGGGCAACCGCACAGGATCGTCGACGGGCACCACGCTGCCCGCGGGATGTGACGGCGCCCAGGTCGACTACGCGTACGACGACGCGGGCGAACTCACCAGCCGCGACGGCGACTCGGGCTTCGGCTACGACAGCGCGGGCAACGAGACGTCGGCGGCGAGCCCCACCGGGGTCCGTACGGGCGGCAGTTGGTCGCCGTTCAGCCAGCTCGGCGGTTTCACCGACGACGGCGCCGCCACCGTCAACACGTACGCCGGGGTGGACAACAACCACCGGCTCAGCAGCGACGGCACCACGTTCGTCAACACCGCCGTCGGGCTCAGCGGCCAGAGCGCGGCCGGTGCGGCGACCGGCTTCGTGCGGGAGCCCTCGGGCACCCTGACCGCCATCAAGACCGGCGGCGCCAGTCAGTACTACCTCACCGACGCCCAGGGCAGTGTGATCGGTCTGGTCGACGCATCGGGCAGGCGTACGGCGACCTACTCGTACGGGCCCTACGGTGAGGCACGCACCAACTCGGGCCCCGCAGGCCAGCCGTACCGCTACACCGGCAGCTATCTCGATCCCAGCGGCCTCTACAAGATGGGTGCTCGCTACTACGACCCCGCACTGGGCCGCTTCACCCAGCCCGACCCTTCGGGCAAGGAGGCCAACCTCTATGCCTACGCCAACGGCGACCCCGTCAACCGCGCCGACCCCAGTGGTCTCTTCTCCTGGAGCAAGCTGGGCAAGGGGCTGGCCAAGGAGGTCGGGGGAGCCTTCGACGCCGAGGCCGTGCTCGGGATCGCGACCGAACTGGGCCAAGGGCACTACGTCAAGGCCGCGGCGGCGGCCGCGGGCACCGTGGCCGGTGCGATCACGGACGCGACGTGCATCAGCGCGGCCGCGGCGGTGAGCCTGCCGACGGCCGGGGTGGGCGGCGCCGTCGTGGGTCTCGGCTGCGGATTCGCCGGCGACTTCGTCGGCAGCCAGGTCGAGAGCGCGGCCGAGGAGTCCTGGTCGTGA